From Oscillospiraceae bacterium, a single genomic window includes:
- a CDS encoding biotin/lipoyl-binding protein, producing the protein MKYRVTLGGKTYEVEVEKGEAILVDVANAAAPAPVAAPTPAPVAAAAPAPAAVGAGEVVASPMPGTILSVKVAAGQAVKKGAVLVILEAMKMENEIVASRDASVGQVFVAQGASVDTGTPLLTLV; encoded by the coding sequence ATGAAATACCGTGTGACACTGGGCGGAAAGACCTATGAAGTGGAAGTGGAAAAGGGAGAGGCCATCTTGGTCGATGTGGCAAACGCCGCCGCGCCGGCGCCTGTCGCGGCGCCCACACCGGCTCCGGTCGCCGCAGCGGCCCCTGCTCCAGCCGCCGTCGGCGCGGGCGAGGTGGTGGCTTCGCCGATGCCCGGCACGATCCTGTCCGTCAAGGTCGCGGCCGGTCAGGCCGTCAAGAAGGGCGCCGTGCTGGTCATTCTTGAGGCCATGAAGATGGAAAACGAGATCGTGGCGTCTCGGGACGCCTCCGTGGGGCAAGTGTTCGTGGCGCAAGGCGCTTCCGTCGACACCGGGACGCCGCTTCTCACGTTGGTATAG
- a CDS encoding GtrA family protein: protein MPAKRETPAGPPAGRRRESWVRLLRYGVVGGLTTAVNWGLFTLLYTVWQMNENLSNAISVVCAVCFAYLANKHFVFRARCADKRALAREALSFFSARAATMLFELGGVFVFVTLIGWTNQAFWVKGVINVVVIFLNYILSQRLVFQKQAHPADSM from the coding sequence ATGCCGGCCAAGAGGGAAACACCGGCCGGGCCGCCGGCGGGCCGCCGGCGGGAGAGCTGGGTGCGGCTCCTCCGTTACGGCGTGGTGGGAGGCCTCACCACGGCTGTCAACTGGGGGCTGTTCACACTGCTCTACACCGTCTGGCAGATGAACGAGAATCTGTCCAACGCCATTTCGGTGGTGTGCGCCGTGTGCTTCGCCTATCTCGCAAACAAGCATTTCGTGTTCCGCGCCCGGTGTGCCGATAAGCGCGCGCTGGCGCGCGAGGCTCTCTCTTTTTTTTCGGCGCGCGCGGCCACCATGCTCTTCGAGCTCGGCGGCGTCTTTGTCTTCGTGACCCTGATCGGCTGGACGAATCAAGCTTTCTGGGTCAAGGGCGTCATCAACGTGGTGGTGATTTTTCTAAATTACATCCTCTCCCAACGCCTCGTTTTCCAAAAACAGGCGCACCCGGCGGATAGCATGTGA
- a CDS encoding OadG family protein, with translation MLFLAAARTAEQLTEISLSEGLLMSVLGMAVVFVALVAIMALTKLQSTVILSLQNKRGQAAVPAPAAVSATAPVPGPGPGTVALFGVEDKIAAMIMAIVADEMKTPLNELRFISIKEV, from the coding sequence ATGTTGTTTCTCGCCGCCGCCCGAACCGCGGAGCAGCTCACCGAGATCTCTCTGTCCGAGGGACTCCTCATGTCCGTGCTCGGTATGGCTGTCGTGTTCGTGGCGCTGGTCGCCATCATGGCGCTGACAAAGCTGCAAAGCACCGTCATCCTATCGCTTCAGAACAAGCGCGGGCAGGCCGCCGTCCCCGCGCCGGCGGCCGTATCGGCTACCGCGCCGGTTCCCGGCCCAGGCCCCGGCACCGTGGCGCTCTTCGGTGTGGAAGATAAAATCGCGGCGATGATCATGGCCATTGTGGCCGATGAGATGAAAACGCCGCTGAATGAACTTCGCTTCATTTCTATCAAGGAAGTATAG
- a CDS encoding TSUP family transporter encodes MNPFIGALVGLAAGLLAGCGLGGGAPLMLYLSLTGLPQQAVQGAGLLCFLPAALTALWGHIRTRGVDWPTVPPAAAGGLATAALGAFLAQNIDGVWLRRLFGLLLLIMGLRELLTRPADPTT; translated from the coding sequence ATGAACCCATTCATTGGCGCGCTGGTGGGGCTCGCGGCCGGGCTCCTCGCGGGGTGCGGCCTTGGCGGCGGCGCGCCGCTCATGCTTTATTTGTCGCTGACAGGGCTCCCACAGCAGGCCGTACAGGGCGCGGGCCTGCTGTGTTTCCTGCCCGCCGCCCTGACGGCGCTCTGGGGGCACATCCGGACCCGCGGCGTCGACTGGCCGACCGTCCCGCCCGCGGCGGCCGGCGGACTCGCGACCGCCGCCCTGGGCGCTTTTCTCGCGCAAAACATCGACGGCGTCTGGCTGCGCCGTCTGTTTGGTCTGCTGCTGCTCATCATGGGTCTGCGCGAACTTCTAACCCGCCCCGCCGACCCAACCACCTAA
- a CDS encoding sodium ion-translocating decarboxylase subunit beta: protein MNVGKVLQDLWETSGFNNLFVHWENAAMVVIACVLLYLALVKGFEPLLLVGIAFGMLLTNLPLGGLMHMEFYQDKVIDYGRVLHDGGLLDILYLGVKLGVYPCLIFLGIGAMTDFGPLISRPSSLLLGAAAQLGIYCAFILSSLLGFTPQEAASIGIIGGADGPTAIFLTSRLASHLLGPIAVAAYSYMALIPLIQPPIMRALTTPKERETKMEQVRAVSKTEKIIFPIVVTLFSVLLLPSVAPLIGMLMLGNLFRECGVVERLSDTAQNALINIVTIFLSVTVGATSVGWLINGDGVSVGFLSLNTIKIIALGLFAFGFSTVGGTLFGKLMYKLSGGKVNPLIGSAGVSAVPMAARVSQKLGQEANPSNFLLMHAMGPNVAGVIGSAVAAGFLLSVFG from the coding sequence ATGAATGTAGGGAAAGTCCTGCAAGATCTTTGGGAAACTTCCGGGTTCAACAACCTGTTTGTTCACTGGGAAAACGCCGCGATGGTGGTCATCGCGTGCGTCCTTTTGTATCTGGCGCTCGTCAAGGGCTTCGAGCCGCTGCTGCTTGTAGGCATCGCCTTCGGCATGCTGCTGACCAACCTGCCGCTGGGCGGACTCATGCACATGGAATTTTACCAAGACAAAGTCATCGATTACGGGCGCGTCCTGCACGACGGAGGTCTTCTCGACATCCTCTATCTGGGCGTCAAGCTTGGGGTTTACCCCTGTCTCATCTTCCTCGGCATCGGAGCCATGACGGACTTCGGCCCACTGATCTCCCGCCCGTCCTCGCTGCTGTTGGGCGCGGCGGCGCAGCTCGGTATCTACTGCGCTTTCATATTGTCGTCCCTGCTCGGGTTTACCCCGCAGGAGGCGGCCTCGATCGGTATCATCGGAGGGGCCGACGGGCCGACGGCCATCTTCCTGACCTCACGTCTGGCCTCCCACCTGCTCGGGCCCATCGCGGTGGCCGCGTATTCGTACATGGCGCTCATCCCGCTCATTCAGCCGCCCATCATGCGGGCGCTGACGACGCCCAAAGAGCGTGAGACCAAGATGGAACAGGTGCGCGCCGTCAGCAAGACCGAAAAGATCATCTTCCCCATCGTCGTGACTCTCTTCTCTGTGCTGCTGCTGCCGTCGGTCGCGCCTCTCATCGGTATGCTGATGCTGGGCAATCTCTTCCGGGAGTGCGGCGTGGTGGAGCGTCTCTCCGACACGGCGCAAAACGCGCTCATCAACATCGTCACGATCTTTCTCAGCGTCACCGTGGGCGCCACAAGCGTGGGCTGGCTGATCAACGGCGACGGCGTCAGTGTGGGCTTCCTCAGCCTCAATACGATCAAGATCATCGCACTCGGGCTGTTCGCCTTCGGCTTCTCGACAGTGGGCGGCACCCTGTTTGGGAAGCTCATGTACAAACTCTCCGGCGGCAAGGTGAACCCGCTGATCGGCTCGGCCGGCGTCTCGGCCGTGCCAATGGCGGCGCGCGTCTCGCAAAAGCTCGGTCAGGAGGCGAACCCCTCCAACTTCCTGCTGATGCACGCGATGGGCCCCAACGTGGCCGGCGTCATCGGCTCGGCCGTGGCCGCCGGGTTCCTGCTCAGCGTCTTCGGCTGA
- a CDS encoding DUF3048 domain-containing protein has translation MGKFARCPRGVVWRRAGRAGLLLGGVLLAGALFGACGTGTGPEPAPSPTPEMIETPTPPSTPPPSPTPTPNPYEGLEGINPLTGLPMEADYEDRRPAAVMLNNLKKALPMFGVSQADIIYEALAEGGITRMVGVFQNPSQVPQIGTVRSTRAYYLDIAQGHDAILLHAGGSPEAYTEIKRRGVAALDCLRGYEGSLYWRDKDRIKNAGLEHSAFTSGARIESVFQTLKVRIRHEEGYREALRFADDGTPAPGAPAVSISVRYSSYKTGLFTYDPETKRYACTQYDAPYIDGQDETQVSVVNVLVLRAAVSQVKGDSAGRLTTRLTGTGEGFFACGGRMTSIVWSKASHDAPFVYTLKDGGAPLVLGRGQSYINIVSTKASVEVS, from the coding sequence TTGGGAAAATTTGCACGCTGTCCGCGTGGTGTTGTTTGGCGTCGCGCCGGGCGCGCCGGTCTGCTTTTGGGTGGCGTGCTGTTGGCCGGTGCGTTGTTCGGCGCCTGCGGGACCGGGACCGGACCCGAGCCCGCGCCGTCGCCCACGCCCGAGATGATCGAGACGCCGACGCCGCCCTCCACGCCGCCGCCTTCGCCGACGCCGACCCCGAATCCGTACGAGGGCCTGGAGGGGATCAATCCGTTGACGGGCCTGCCGATGGAGGCGGATTACGAGGACCGGCGGCCGGCGGCCGTCATGCTCAACAATTTGAAGAAGGCGCTGCCCATGTTCGGCGTCTCGCAGGCGGATATCATCTATGAGGCGCTGGCCGAGGGTGGCATCACCCGGATGGTGGGGGTCTTTCAGAATCCCTCCCAGGTGCCGCAGATCGGCACCGTGCGCAGCACGCGGGCCTACTACCTGGACATCGCGCAGGGGCACGACGCCATCCTGCTGCACGCCGGGGGCAGCCCGGAGGCGTACACGGAGATCAAAAGGCGCGGCGTGGCCGCGCTCGACTGCCTGCGGGGTTACGAGGGATCGCTCTACTGGCGCGACAAGGACCGCATCAAAAACGCCGGACTCGAACACAGCGCCTTCACGTCGGGGGCGCGTATTGAGTCCGTCTTCCAGACGCTGAAAGTGCGTATCCGCCACGAGGAGGGCTACCGTGAGGCTCTTCGCTTCGCCGATGACGGCACGCCCGCTCCCGGTGCGCCGGCCGTGTCGATCTCGGTCCGGTATTCCTCCTACAAGACAGGACTTTTCACCTATGACCCGGAGACAAAACGATATGCCTGCACACAGTACGACGCCCCTTACATAGACGGACAGGACGAAACGCAGGTCTCGGTGGTCAATGTATTGGTGCTGCGCGCCGCGGTCAGCCAGGTCAAGGGCGACAGTGCCGGGCGGCTGACGACCCGCCTGACCGGCACCGGTGAGGGTTTCTTCGCCTGCGGCGGCCGGATGACGTCCATCGTTTGGTCCAAGGCGTCCCACGACGCCCCGTTTGTCTATACGCTGAAAGACGGCGGCGCGCCCCTTGTCCTCGGCCGGGGGCAGAGCTACATCAACATCGTCTCGACAAAGGCCAGCGTGGAAGTGAGCTAG
- a CDS encoding pyruvate carboxylase subunit B, which yields MRKIAFTETVLRDAGQSLIATRLPYEKFEPILETLDRAGYYSLECWGGATFDTCLRYLHEDPWERLRNIRKRVKNTKLQMLLRGQNLLGYKHYPDDVVRTFVAKSIENGIDVIRIFDALNDLRNLDVSVKETIKRKGVAQVAISYTTSPVHTLENYVALIKQIESMGASTLCIKDMAGVMSPKECYDLVKAIKENSKLPLHVHTHSTTGLAFMTYLKAVEAGADVIDTAISSFSGGTSQPATETLAYALAQLGYETGLKTDVLKEINDYFRPIRDEYIQSGLMDALVMGTETDALNYQIPGGMLSNLVSQLKAQNALDRFQAVLEETPKVREELGYPPLVTPMSQMVGVQAVANVLSGERYRNVSKEVRAYLRGEYGAAPGSVNPEVLKKVLGDEAPITGRFAGTLGEGLEAGRKEAGALAASTEDVLSYIVFPQVAERFFAWREEQKTRRLPYTIVKI from the coding sequence ATGAGGAAAATCGCGTTCACAGAGACCGTTCTGCGCGATGCGGGCCAGTCGTTGATTGCCACCCGTCTCCCATATGAGAAGTTCGAACCCATTCTGGAGACGTTGGACCGGGCCGGCTATTATTCCCTGGAGTGTTGGGGCGGCGCCACGTTCGACACCTGCCTGCGTTATCTCCACGAGGACCCGTGGGAGCGGCTGCGCAACATCCGCAAGCGCGTCAAGAACACAAAACTGCAGATGCTGCTGCGCGGACAGAACCTGCTCGGCTACAAGCACTACCCCGACGATGTGGTGCGGACTTTTGTCGCGAAGTCCATCGAAAACGGCATCGACGTCATCCGCATCTTCGACGCGCTAAACGATCTGCGCAACCTGGACGTCAGCGTCAAAGAGACGATCAAGCGCAAGGGCGTCGCCCAGGTGGCCATCAGCTACACCACAAGCCCCGTGCACACGCTGGAGAACTATGTGGCGCTCATCAAGCAGATCGAGTCGATGGGCGCGTCCACGCTGTGCATCAAGGACATGGCCGGCGTGATGAGCCCGAAGGAGTGCTACGACCTCGTGAAGGCCATCAAAGAGAATTCCAAACTGCCGCTGCATGTGCACACCCACTCCACCACGGGGCTCGCTTTCATGACCTATCTGAAGGCGGTCGAGGCCGGGGCGGACGTCATCGACACGGCCATCTCCAGCTTCTCGGGCGGCACGTCCCAGCCGGCCACCGAGACCTTGGCTTACGCGCTGGCACAGCTCGGCTACGAGACGGGCCTCAAGACGGACGTGTTGAAAGAGATCAACGATTACTTTAGGCCGATCCGCGACGAATACATCCAGTCGGGTCTGATGGACGCGCTGGTCATGGGCACGGAGACCGACGCGCTCAACTACCAGATCCCGGGCGGCATGCTCTCGAACCTCGTCAGCCAGCTCAAAGCGCAAAACGCGCTGGACCGCTTCCAGGCCGTGCTGGAGGAAACGCCTAAGGTGCGGGAGGAGCTCGGCTACCCGCCGCTCGTCACACCAATGAGCCAGATGGTGGGCGTGCAGGCCGTGGCCAATGTACTCTCCGGCGAACGCTACCGGAACGTCTCGAAGGAAGTGCGCGCGTATCTGCGCGGGGAATACGGCGCGGCGCCCGGCTCGGTGAACCCGGAGGTGCTGAAAAAGGTGCTGGGCGACGAGGCCCCTATCACCGGCCGTTTTGCCGGCACCCTCGGCGAGGGCCTGGAGGCAGGCCGGAAGGAAGCCGGCGCGCTGGCTGCCTCCACCGAGGACGTGCTCTCTTACATTGTGTTTCCGCAGGTGGCGGAGCGCTTCTTCGCCTGGCGCGAGGAGCAGAAAACACGCCGGCTCCCCTACACAATCGTCAAGATATAA
- a CDS encoding DUF3990 domain-containing protein, which translates to MTLYHGSNMAVEKPQLAPQNRFLDFGKGFYNNRE; encoded by the coding sequence ATGACTCTGTATCACGGCAGCAATATGGCGGTTGAAAAGCCTCAGCTTGCGCCGCAAAACCGCTTCTTGGATTTTGGCAAGGGCTTCTATAACAACCGAGAATAA
- a CDS encoding TSUP family transporter, whose translation MRVPKGILCAAAGAAAGVCTGLFGAGGGLLLAPLLRRWTGLADKTAMTTSLAVITPLCLLSALLYGLRGALPFADAWPCLLGGLAGGLLAGPCFRRLPAPLLRRALGLLLLYGGVRCLLS comes from the coding sequence ATGCGCGTACCCAAAGGGATCCTATGTGCGGCGGCCGGCGCGGCGGCCGGGGTATGCACCGGGCTCTTCGGCGCCGGCGGCGGGCTGCTGCTGGCACCGCTGCTGCGCCGGTGGACCGGGCTGGCGGACAAGACGGCCATGACGACTTCTCTGGCCGTCATCACCCCGCTGTGCCTGCTTTCCGCACTCCTGTACGGGCTGCGCGGCGCACTGCCCTTCGCGGACGCGTGGCCCTGTCTGCTGGGCGGACTCGCCGGCGGCCTGTTGGCTGGGCCGTGCTTCCGGCGCCTGCCCGCCCCGCTGCTGCGGCGTGCGCTGGGGCTGCTCCTGCTGTATGGGGGGGTACGGTGTCTGCTCTCATGA
- a CDS encoding zinc ribbon domain-containing protein produces the protein MDNFNDYAQQKPVRTFSSLRRYTVAAWLALFGALSTLGQYAQLEYQVSQLASQYANLRFSLLLIAQIQLGMAFLTFILRLALLRRQKLYYGITVVGIFALNVLLTIILYAIMGHYVAFEIADTIGMVGGFVVLSLGGVFWLIFLNPYRLMKSYPDVTASTDYVPASTLSSIQCPNCGRKLTFDSAFCDDCGSPLASNRRPEAGGD, from the coding sequence ATGGATAACTTCAATGATTATGCGCAGCAAAAGCCAGTACGCACCTTTAGCAGTTTGCGGCGATATACCGTCGCAGCGTGGCTTGCGTTGTTCGGAGCCTTGTCAACCCTCGGGCAATATGCTCAATTAGAGTATCAGGTTTCGCAACTTGCTTCTCAATATGCAAACCTTAGATTCTCGCTCCTGCTAATCGCCCAAATTCAGCTTGGTATGGCGTTCTTGACATTTATCCTACGCTTGGCTTTGCTGCGTAGGCAAAAGCTCTATTATGGAATAACGGTTGTCGGTATCTTTGCGCTGAATGTTCTGCTCACGATAATTTTGTATGCAATCATGGGTCATTATGTTGCGTTCGAGATCGCAGATACTATTGGCATGGTTGGGGGCTTTGTTGTTTTAAGCCTTGGCGGAGTCTTCTGGTTGATTTTCCTCAATCCGTACAGATTGATGAAAAGCTACCCTGATGTAACTGCGTCAACTGACTATGTACCGGCATCGACGTTGTCGAGCATTCAATGTCCGAACTGTGGCAGAAAGCTTACATTCGATTCTGCGTTCTGTGATGATTGCGGAAGTCCACTTGCATCAAACAGGCGGCCCGAGGCCGGCGGAGATTGA